Sequence from the Fibrobacter sp. UWH6 genome:
GACAGGTCGCGGACTGCGCCCTTGTCTGCGGAGGTGGCCATGGCGGCGTATGCCTGGAGTGCCTTAGAGACTACGCGGTCACGGGAAACCGGCTTCCATGCCTTTTCGCCACGAGCTTCCATAGCCTTGCGGCGAGCGGCGAGTTCGTCGTCGGTGAGCTGCACGTTGATGGTGCGGTTCGGGATATCGATTTCGATAACGTCGCCAGTTTCCACCAGACCGATGTTACCCTTGTTAGCGGCTTCCGGAGAAGCGTGACCGATGGAAAGACCGCTGGTACCGCCAGAGAAGCGACCGTCGGTAAGGAGAGCGCAGCTCTTGCCCAGGTGACGGCTCTTGAGGTAAGATGTGGGGTACAGCATTTCCTGCATGCCCGGACCACCCTTAGGACCTTCGTAGCGGATCACAACGACGTCGCCAGCCTTCACCTTGTCGCCAAGGATGCCGTTCACGGCGTCTTCCTGAGATTCGAACACGACTGCGGGACCGGTGAACTTCCAGATGGATTCGTCAACGCCTGCAGTCTTCACGATGCAGCCGTCCTGAGCCAGGTTGCCGTACAGAACTGCGAGACCGCCGTCCTTGGTGTAGGCGTGTGCGCCATCGCGGATTGCGCCCTTTTCGCGGTCCAGATCCAGAGATTCGTAGTAGGTGCTCTGGCTGAAAGCGACCAGGTTGTACTTGCGGCCGGGGCCTGCCAGGTAACGCTGCTTGATTTCTTCGGTTGCGTTGCCGCGGACGATGTCGTTAATTTCAAGAGCTTCGCCCATGGTTGCTGCGTGAACAGTCTTTGCATTCTTGTGGATGAGGCCCATGCGGTCCAGTTCACCGAGGATGCCCATGATACCGCCAGCGCGGTTCACCTGTTCAATATGGATGTTGTGAACGGTGGGAGCAACCTTACAGATGCAAGGAGTGTTCAGGGAGAGACGGTTGATGTCCTTCATGGTGAAGTCAACGCCGGCTTCCTGAGCCACAGCCAGGAGGTGGAGCACGGTGTTGGAGGAACCGCCCATGGCGATGTCCAGACGCATTGCGTTTTCGAAGGCGTCCATGGTAGCGATGCTACGGGGCAGGATGCTTTCGTCGCCTTCGTCGTAATACTTGTGGCAGAGTTCCACGATGCGCTTACCGGCAGCTTCGAACAGCTTCTTACGTTCGGAGTGGGTGGCGACGATGGTGCCGTTGCCCGGGAGAGAAAGGCCAAGAGCTTCGGTCAGGGAGTTCATGGAGTTTGCAGTGAACATGCCGGAGCAGGAACCGCAAGTGGGGCAGGCGTTAGCTTCGATAGCGGCAACTTCTTCATCAGAAACGGAGTTGTCTGCAGAATCGATCATGGCGTCGATCAGGTCAAGAGCGCGATCCTTGCCGTCCTTAGTGGTAACGTGACCAGCTTCCATGGGGCCACCAGAAACGAAGATGGCAGGAATGTTCAGGCGCATGGCGGCCATGAGCATACCCGGGGTCACCTTGTCGCAGTTGGAGATGCAGACCAGGGCGTCGGCGCGGTGGGCGTTGGCCATGTATTCGGTAGAGTCTGCAATGAGGTCGCGAGAGGGGAGGCTGTAAAGCATGCCGTCGTGACCCATGGCGATACCGTCATCCACGGCGATAGTGCTCATTTCCTTGGCAACACCACCGGCGGCTTCGATAGCGCGGGCAACGATCTGACCCACGTCCTTCAGATGAACGTGACCCGGAACAAACTGGGTATAGCTGTTAACAACGCAAATCACCGGCTTGCCAAAGTCTTCCACCTTGGTACCTGTTGCGTGCCAAAGGGCACGTGCACCGGCCATTTCGCGGCCTTCCATAGTCTTCAACGAACGAAGTTTCGGCATAATGTTACCTCATAAATTGCGCAGTTCCGTATATGCGGGGCGGGGCTGCGCCGATTCTATAAAATTTGAACGAGGAAAATATAGTATATCGCGATATTTCTCGATTGTCATTCTGAGCCCCAGGGGCGAAGAATCCAGTGAGTTTCTAAAAATCTTTAATCTCTGGAATGAAGTACTGTAATGCTGAATATTTAAAGACCGGCCTTACGCCGAAATCACCGTTTTCAAGGCTATGTTTAAATGCTTGGACATATTCCTGGAATTCACGGATGATTGTATTGATATTTCTCTTTAATTCTAGCCATTCTTTTTTATCAACAGCGCTGTTTCGTTCTA
This genomic interval carries:
- the ilvD gene encoding dihydroxy-acid dehydratase, yielding MPKLRSLKTMEGREMAGARALWHATGTKVEDFGKPVICVVNSYTQFVPGHVHLKDVGQIVARAIEAAGGVAKEMSTIAVDDGIAMGHDGMLYSLPSRDLIADSTEYMANAHRADALVCISNCDKVTPGMLMAAMRLNIPAIFVSGGPMEAGHVTTKDGKDRALDLIDAMIDSADNSVSDEEVAAIEANACPTCGSCSGMFTANSMNSLTEALGLSLPGNGTIVATHSERKKLFEAAGKRIVELCHKYYDEGDESILPRSIATMDAFENAMRLDIAMGGSSNTVLHLLAVAQEAGVDFTMKDINRLSLNTPCICKVAPTVHNIHIEQVNRAGGIMGILGELDRMGLIHKNAKTVHAATMGEALEINDIVRGNATEEIKQRYLAGPGRKYNLVAFSQSTYYESLDLDREKGAIRDGAHAYTKDGGLAVLYGNLAQDGCIVKTAGVDESIWKFTGPAVVFESQEDAVNGILGDKVKAGDVVVIRYEGPKGGPGMQEMLYPTSYLKSRHLGKSCALLTDGRFSGGTSGLSIGHASPEAANKGNIGLVETGDVIEIDIPNRTINVQLTDDELAARRKAMEARGEKAWKPVSRDRVVSKALQAYAAMATSADKGAVRDLSLIGVK